The Helianthus annuus cultivar XRQ/B chromosome 16, HanXRQr2.0-SUNRISE, whole genome shotgun sequence genome includes a window with the following:
- the LOC110919205 gene encoding uncharacterized protein LOC110919205, whose translation MLVSREVVNKWPSTCLRALPRYLSDHKPLLLILNDINFGARPFRFFSSWLDRPDFDSVVKNAVESFVLDGPPDVKLMLKFRWIRQHISKWREEIRKKEGESEEKCLLGLEDLDKLVEERDLTEEEDRIKLECKNLLAELELFKLKDLRQKSRSKWAMDGDDITKKKKFTKSVEERPTLECNLNYKLSEVEANALVSPFSVEEIKAGVFECGDDRAPGPNGLISRGCSSSFITLVSKVKDPVKLNEFRLINLVGVNNKVLSKVLLANRLKKVLHLLISNSQTAFLKDRVILNGPLILNEVISWVKRKVQWCNWIYGILSTSRSLVLVDGSPTFEFPCFKGMRQGDPISPFLFLRLLLAW comes from the exons ATGTTGGTCAGTAGGGAGGTGGTCAATAAGTGGCCTTCGACTTGTTTGAGGGCGCTCCCGAGATACCTTTCGGATCATAAACCCCTTTTGCTAATTCTGAACGATATTAACTTTGGGGCTCGGCCGTTTCGATTTTTTAGTTCGTGGTTAGACCGTCCTGATTTCGATTCGGTTGTCAAAAATGCCGTGGAGTCATTTGTTCTTGATGGGCCTCCCGATGTTAAACTTATGTTGAAGTTTAGATGGATCCGTCAACACATTTCGAAGTGGAGAGAAGAGATCCGCAAAAAAGAAGGTGAGTCCGAGGAAAAATGTCTTTTGGGGCTTGAGGATCTTGATAAGTTAGTGGAGGAAAGAGACTTAACGGAAGAGGAAGATCGGATTAAACTTGAATGCAAAAATCTTTTAGCCGAATTAGAGTTGTTCAAACTGAAGGACTTGAGACAAAAATCTAGATCGAAATGGGCTATGGACGGAGACgacattacaaaaaaaaaaaaattcacg AAAAGTGTGGAAGAAAGACCAACTCTTGAGTGTAACCTAAATTACAAGCTCTCGGAAGTTGAAGCTAACGCTCTTGTTTCCCCTTTCTCGGTTGAGGAGATTAAGGCCGGAGTGTTCGAGTGTGGCGATGATCGAGCCCCGGGCCCGAACG GTTTGATTAGTAGAGGTTGCAGCTCTTCATTCATCACTTTGGTTTCTAAGGTTAAAGACCCCGTCAAACTGAATGAGTTCAGACTGATTAATTTGGTTGGCGTTAATAACAAAGTCCTCTCAAAAGTGTTGTTGGCTAACAGACTCAAAAAAGTGTTGCATTTACTTATCTCTAATTCTCAGACGGCGTTTCTTAAAGATCGTGTTATTCTCAATGGCCCGCTTATCCTTAACGAGGTAATCTCTTGGGTTAAGAGAAAAG TTCAGTGGTGCAACTGGATTTACGGCATTCTTTCCACATCGAGATCTTTGGTGCTAGTTGACGGGTCTCCTACCTTCGAATTCCCGTGTTTCAAAGGAATGAGACAAGGAGACCCTATTTCTCCGTTTTTGTTTCTGAGGCTTTTACTAGCATGGTGA